AAATAACACCAGATATCATACCATCTGTCACATTAGGATTATTTGCAAAGTTATCTCTAAGCGATTTTCTTGTGAAAATGTCATTAGTATTAATTTTACTGTATATATAATTTCTTACTTGAGTTGATCCGTTCTCTTCATTCATTTTATTATTGTCGGCGTCTTCAGGTAAATCATTATAACCTTTGTAAAAATCAAGAAATAACTTAGTTAAATTCTCAATATCTTCATTTTTTATATTTTCAATATTTGAAGAATTCTCTTTACTGAACTCTTTAAATTGGTTTATTAAGTCTTCAGCTTTGTAAAAGTTTTGAACATCTATTCTTCTGGTTATTTCACCAATCTCTTTAGAATTACTATCCAAATTTTTAACTTTTTCATCCAATTTATTAATATTATTTTCTAATGATGAATTAAACTTTTGACCTTCTTTTACTTCAAAGAATGCTATAACAAGAGCTATGAAAGCTAAAAGAGTTGATATAGCACCTAAGGCAAAAACTATATAATTTAACACTAGCTCTTCAGTACTTACAATTGTTATGAAAGAGATTGATGATAGAAGTAATGCTGTAAAAATGAAAGTCAGAACAACATACCATACAAGGGCCCCTAAGGTATATCTTTTTTCTTGTGTCATTACAATTCCTCCCTATGGTTAGTTAATGGTTTATATTCAATGACCTTTAATAATCGTCTATTGTAAAATTAAGCTAGACACCTAAAAAGGGTCACACATGCTCCACTCAAAATTCGTTTTTCAAAAAAGAAAATCATAAGAGTAATCACGCATGACCTCCCCCATATTACCATTGAAAACTAGAAATTATAGATCCCTATTTCCCTCAAAAGACACCAACTTCTCGTATTGCGAGACTGATTTGTTTCATCTGTCAAACGGTTCATAATATCGTCGCATATCTCAGGGACGTCACACCGTGGTGGATAAATATTAGCACTATAAGTAAAACAAAAACGGTGTGTTAGGAAACGGATTGTCCTGCCGAGGACTAGCAGAAGTATGTTGAGACGGCAGTGGTTCAGGGATGGACATCAGATGTCATCACCGGCGACAGGAAATGCTGATTGACAGCTCGAGCCGTCCACTGTATCGAATGTTTGAAAGTTCCCGCTCATGTAGATCCACATATCAGCTCATTGAGACATCTGAAAGATACCTCTTAAATTAGAAATCTTTTTCTTCCTTTACTTAAACACTTTGCTTCTATGTTTTTGCAATGCCTCTTCCATGTAATCCAATAATTCATCTTTCATAGAAGACTTAAGAGCATACTCGAGCGTTGTAGTGACAAAACCGGTCTTATCTCCCACATCATAACGGGTTCCCTGAAAATCATAGGCATAGACGGAACGTTTTTGACTTAAATCTGCCAAAGCATCAGTTAATTGTATTTCTCCACCTGCACCAACCTTACCTTTTTCAAGTTCATCAAAAATATCTGCTGTAAGTACATATCTCCCCATAATCGCTAGTCTAGATTCTGTCTCAGATAGTGCAGGCTTCTCATACATTTTAGACACATTGTATAGATTTTCTTCTTCGTCCGAGTACTCTATAATTCCATAACGTGACACTTCATTATCTGGCACTGTCTTAACTCCAATAATAGGATCTTCAACTTGATCATACATATCAACTAACTGCTTTATGCCTGGAGTATCACTTTCTACAATATCATCACCAAGTAAAACTGCGAACGGTTCATCACCTATAAATTGCTTCGCAGTTTGTATTGCATGACCAAGACCTTTAGGCTCTTTTTGTCTTATGTAAAATATATTGGCCAGGTTAGTTGAAAAATTAACCTTTTCCAAAACATCGTGTTTCTCTTTTCTTTCTAAATTCATTTCCAATTCAATCTGGTGATCAAAATGATCTTCAATCGCTCTCTTATGCCGACCTGTTACAATAATGATATCTTCAATCCCTGCTGCTACCGCTTCTTCAACGATGTATTGAATAGTCGGCTTATCCAGAATTGGTAACATTTCTTTAGGCATCGCTTTTGTCGCCGGAAGGAACCTCGTCCCCAAACCAGCTGCAGGTATAATTGCTTTTTTTACTTTTGACATTTAAATCCCCCATAAATTTTTAGCTTATATATTTTTATAATAGTCTACATACCAATTAACGAAATTCTGTAATCCTTCTTCTATTGGTGTAGTTGGTTTGAAGCCTACGGCCTTATATAATTTAGCTGTAGATGCATATGTCGCCGGC
The sequence above is drawn from the Salinicoccus roseus genome and encodes:
- the galU gene encoding UTP--glucose-1-phosphate uridylyltransferase GalU, with translation MSKVKKAIIPAAGLGTRFLPATKAMPKEMLPILDKPTIQYIVEEAVAAGIEDIIIVTGRHKRAIEDHFDHQIELEMNLERKEKHDVLEKVNFSTNLANIFYIRQKEPKGLGHAIQTAKQFIGDEPFAVLLGDDIVESDTPGIKQLVDMYDQVEDPIIGVKTVPDNEVSRYGIIEYSDEEENLYNVSKMYEKPALSETESRLAIMGRYVLTADIFDELEKGKVGAGGEIQLTDALADLSQKRSVYAYDFQGTRYDVGDKTGFVTTTLEYALKSSMKDELLDYMEEALQKHRSKVFK